In one Solanum lycopersicum chromosome 11, SLM_r2.1 genomic region, the following are encoded:
- the LOC138339465 gene encoding uncharacterized protein, producing MGDNNEQVSLTDVVVAQPTAAEQNELIAQLIQQIADMRVEMQRRQDTSPPGFGPNFLDARPPTYFPSSNSDPTQHRPSTPVHNPSRIDITTQNPQYASVSYQTPSPLPDNPPQVPPHPQSIPIAPLPQNQTQNPAAFNSQTPHPHFNQNTNPQNFPQNYQTAQNVPSPSIAPPLPKRTTFQVPVPVEHEVHGSELDHYEEQEREWRSREEAKVDIKEEIRRAMRELQCTPEVAGLSYAELCIHPDLNLPEGFKIPKFDTFGGVGNPMAHLRAYCDQLVGVGKDEALLMRLFSRSLCGEALEWFTSHETRQWSSWSALAKDFIDRFAYNVEIVPDRYSLEKMKQKPTESYREFAYRWRKEAARVRPPMTEKEIVEVFVRVQEPEYYDRVILLIGAKFAEIVKVGETIEDGLKSGKIARVSASPGSSGLVRKKREEVNAISHGGRKAPRNLPRPQGRPYPPSQPHQAYRPNSNHSSHYNAGPTYPEAHIASYQNPPPIPQNFPNYPQAYQVPLHYQNVAPSCANVQPSYQAPFPAYQIQTPAYQSPHPNYQAPRPNHQTNPYPRTQAPRPNARNYQQVPPPQQGGYDPPRPRSEKKPSRSFTVLAESRTKLFERLSAAGYIHPVGPKPVDVHSRFYRPEQRCAYHSNGVGHDIEDCINLKHKIQDLIDQEVVSLQPAAPNVNTNPLPNHGGGNINMIEIDDDEREAKRITPIVQEDLERAVASLSVREKGEFVILTPAKAVALVPSRTLPKPKFVIETAVAQGMTRSGRCYTPDELALGGQKKDHAKRPISEGEAEEFWRRMQPKDYSIVKHLEKTPAQISVWALLMSSQSHRQALMKALDDTYVPSGTSSDNVAAMIHRVIQGHRISFCDDELPSEGRAHNKALHITVVCRGKIVNRVLVDDGSGLNICPLSTLKQLRFDLGKLEKNQVNVRAFDGVQRETLGAVNLIIQMGPAEFEAKFQVLDIDTSYNLLLGRPFIHMAGAIPSTLHQVMKLVWRNEELVIHGERSHSGKQVSILDETPQTSDFYTVELVNATDEGLAPQTPMPAVYKMIATVMLQSGFEPGFGLGRNAQGIIEPIPVLAIGSKYGLGYIPTDDDLKMKRRKDQGLTKPIPHLYHSFPVREHAESADDGEGICDLFKEINAVIEEEAEPAGIRDAEPGEMLQNWTSTPILMPRTLCNVSYKPANVMSCHELNEQNEANDDEADDYDDESGEPDYVVEEFRQFENQHKPNLEETETVNLGDSECVKEVKISTHLNETQKVSLVHLLAEYSDVFVWEVSDMQGLSTDVVSHKLPINPGFEPVKQKTRKFKPELSLKIKEEITKQIESRLVEVTQYPTWLANVVPVAKKDGKIRICVDYRDLNKASPKDNFPLPNIHILIDNCARHEMQSFVDCYAGYHQILMDEEDVEKTAFITPWGVYHYRVMPFGLKNAGATYMRAMTTIFHDMIHKEIEVYVDDVIIKSRESSDHLTHLRKFFERLRRYNLKLNPAKCAFGVPAGKLLGFIVSRRGIELDPSKIKAIQELPPPKTRKEVMSFLGRLNYISRFIAQSTVVCEPIFKLLKKDAPTKWTEECQTAFDAIKSYLSNPPVLVPPREGSPLLLYLSVSDSAFGCVLGQHDETGKKEKAIYYISKKFTPYESRYTLLERTCCALTWLAQKLRHYLSSYTTYLISRMDPLKYIFQKAMPTGKLAKWQMLLSEFDIVYVTQKAIKAQALADHLAENPVDEEYEPLKTYFHDEEVSFVGEDISEVYPGWRLFFDGAVNHQGKGVGAVLVSESGQHYPMAAKLRFNCTNNMPEYEACILGLKMAVDMNVYELLVIGDSDLLIHQVQGEWAVKNPKIVPYVQYVQNLCKRFRRIEFRHTPRIQNELADALATIASMIKHPDIDYIDPLDIDLKEHPVHCSHVESEPDEDATSNQKKSIRRMALNFFLNGEVLYRRTPDLGLLRCVDAAEAVRLIEQIHAGVCGTHMNGLTLARKVLRAGYFWMTMENDCCKFVQKCHKCQVHGDLIRVPPHELNAMSSPWPFVAWGMDVIGPIEPAASNGHRFILVAIDYFTKWVEAASYKSVTKKVVADFVRNNLICRFGVPESIITDNGANLNSHLMKEICEQFKIIHRRSTAYRPQMNGAVEAANNNIKKILRKMIDKQRGWHEMLPYALLGYRTTVRTSTGATPYLLVYGTEAVVPVEVEIPSLRIIQEAELSNAEWVSKRIDQLALIDEKRMVAVCHGQLYRQRMTRAFHKRVRARNFEVGQLVLKRIFPHQDEYKGKFAPNWQGPYMVRKVLSGGALVLSEMDGAVWPKPINSDAVKRYYA from the exons ATGGGAGATAACAATGAACAAGTCAGCCTCACGGACGTCGTGGTGGCTCAGCCCACCGCGGCAGAGCAGAATGAGCTTATTGCGCAGCTGATACAGCAAATAGCTGACATGAGGGTAGAGATGCAACGGAGGCAAGACACTTCTCCGCCCGGGTTTGGCCCCAACTTTCTCGATGCGAGACCTCCTACATACTTCCCCTCGTCCAACTCGGATCCTACTCAGCACCGTCCATCGACACCCGTGCATAACCCCTCTAGAATAGATATAACCACCCAAAACCCCCAATACGCGTCAGTCTCCTATCAGACTCCCTCACCACTCCCAGACAATCCTCCACAAGTACCACCACACCCCCAAAGCATTCCAATAGCCCCATTACCCCAAAATCAAACCCAAAATCCCGCCGCCTTCAATTCCCAAACACCGCATCCCCACTTTAACCAAAATACCAATCCCCAAAATTTTCCGCAAAATTATCAAACCGCACAGAACGTCCCAAGCCCTTCCATAGCTCCACCCCTCCCCAAAAGAACCACTTTTCAAGTCCCTGTCCCAGTCGAGCATGAGGTGCACGGCTCCGAGTTGGACCACTATGAGGAGCAAGAAAGAGAGTGGAGGTCGAGGGAAGAAGCAAAGGTAGACATAAAGGAGGAGATCAGGAGGGCAATGAGGGAGTTGCAATGTACTCCAGAAGTCGCCGGGTTAAGCTACGCAGAACTATGCATCCACCCAGACTTAAACCTGCCTGAAGGGTTCAAGATCCCGAAGTTTGATACCTTCGGCGGGGTGGGCAACCCCATGGCACACCTCAGAGCGTACTGTGAccaactcgtgggagttggcaaagatGAAGCCTTGCTGATGAGATTATTCAGCCGGAGCCTGTGTGGTGAAGCCCTGGAGTGGTTCACGTCACATGAGACTCGGCAATGGTCCAGTTGGAGCGCACTGGCTAAGGATTTCATCGACAGATTCGCATACAACGTCGAGATAGTCCCTGATCGGTACTccttggagaagatgaagcagaagCCCACAGAAAGCTATCGAGAGTTCGCGTACAGGTGGAGGAAAGAGGCGGCAAGGGTGAGGCCTCCGATGACAGAAAAAGAGATTGTGGAGGTGTTCGTGCGGGTGCAGGAGCCCGAGTATTATGACAGAGTCATCTTATTAATCGGCGCCAAGTTCGCCGAGATAGTCAAGGTGGGTGAGACTATTGAAGATGGCCTGAAGTCGGGGAAGATAGCCCGAGTGTCTGCATCACCTGGGTCTTCCGGACTGGtaaggaagaaaagagaagaggttAACGCTATCTCACACGGGGGAAGAAAGGCCCCCAGAAACTTACCACGTCCCCAAGGCCGCCCTTACCCTCCATCACAGCCTCATCAAGCCTACCGTCCAAACTCAAATCATTCCAGCCACTACAATGCCGGCCCCACTTATCCAGAAGCCCATATTGCGTCGTATCAGAATCCACCCCCGATTCCCCAAAATTTTCCAAACTACCCCCAAGCCTATCAAGTCCCTCTCCACTACCAGAATGTCGCTCCCAGCTGCGCTAATGTACAGCCAAGCTATCAAGCGCCATTCCCCGCATATCAAATACAAACCCCAGCATATCAAAGCCCCCATCCAAATTACCAAGCCCCAAGGCCAAACCACCAAACAAATCCCTACCCCAGAACCCAAGCTCCACGACCAAACGCCCGCAATTACCAACAAGTCCCTCCCCCACAGCAGGGCGGGTATGATCCCCCTCGCCCCAGGTCTGAGAAGAAGCCCTCCAGAAGCTTCACCGTGTTGGCTGAAAGTAGAACTAAATTGTTCGAAAGGTTATCCGCGGCcggatacatccaccctgtgggCCCCAAGCCCGTGGATGTCCATTCCAGATTCTACAGACCGGAGCAGAGATGTGCTTACCATTCCAACGGTGTTGGACATGATATAGAAGATtgtatcaatctcaagcacAAGATCCAGGACTTGATTGACCAGGAAGTGGTCTCTCTTCAGCCCGCGGCGCCAAACGTCAACACGAATCCGTTGCCAAATCATGGGGGtggaaacatcaacatgatagaaattgatgatgatgagCGTGAAGCCAAGAGAATTACTCCTATTGTTCAGGAAGACTTGGAGAGGGCTGTCGCTTCTTTGAGCGTCAGGGAGAAAGGAGAGTTTGTCATTCTGACACCTGCAAAggctgttgccttggtgcccTCAAGGACTCTCCCCAAACCCAAGTTTGTGATAGAAACGGCCGTGGCTCAAGGCATGACTAGGTCCGGAAGGTGCTACACTCCTgatgagcttgctctcggaggacaGAAGAAGGACCATGCTAAGAGGCCGATAAGCGAGGGGGAAGCAGAAGAGTTCTGGAGAAGGATGCAGCCGAAGGACTATTCCATCgtcaaacatttagagaagaCTCCAGCTCAGATATCTGTGTGGGCCCTGCTGATGAGCTCTCAGTCCCACAGGCAGGCCTTAATGAAAGCTCTTGATGATACATACGTGCCCTCAGGCACAAGCAGCGACAATGTAGCTGCTATGATTCACCGGGTCATTCAGGGACACCGTATCAGCTTCTGCGATGATGAGTTGCCATCCGAAGGGAGAGCCCACAACAAAGCTCTACACATCACCGTGGTATGCCGCGGAAAGATCGTCAACCGTGTTTTGGTAGACGACGGATCTGGCCTAAACATATGCCCCTTGTCCACGCTGAAGCAGCTGAGGTTTGACCTCGGAAAGTTGGAGAAAAACCAGGTCAATGTGAGAGCTTTTGATGGTGTGCAGAGAGAGACGTTAGGAGCGGTGAACTTGATCATCCAAATGGGCCCCGCGGAGTTCGAGGCAAAATTCCAAGTGTTGGATATCGACACCAGCTATAACCTCCTTTTGGGAAGACCATTTATTCATATGGCTGGAGCCATCCCTTCCACTCTTCACCAAGTGATGAAACTAGTATGGAGAAATGAAGAACTAGTTATTCACGGGGAAAGGAGCCATTCAGGTAAGCAGGTGTCGATCTTGGACGAGACGCCGCAAACTTCGGACTTCTACACAGTGGAGTTGGTAAATGCCACCGATGAGGGCCTGGCACCACAGACTCCCATGCCGGCCGTGTACAAAATGATTGCCACGGTAATGCTGCAGAGCGGATTCGAACCAGGTTTCGGATTAGGAAGGAATGCACAAGGGATCATCGAGCCAATTCCGGTCCTTGCTATAGGATCaaagtatggtttggggtacatccccacagatgatgatTTGAAGATGAAGAGGAGAAAGGATCAAGGGTTGACTAAGCCGATCCCACATCTCTATCACTCCTTTCCAGTCCGGGAGCATGCCGAGTCTGCAGACgatggggaaggaatctgtgacctGTTCAAGGAGATCAACGCCGTCATCGAGGAGGAGGCCGAGCCAGCAGGCATTCGTGATGCTGAACCAGGGGAGATGCTGCAAAATTGGACGTCCACGCCGATCCTGATGCCCCGAACTCTGTG taacgtaagttacaaacctgccaatgtcatgtcatgtcacgagcTAAACGAGCAAAATGAGGCAAATGACGACGAGGCTGACGACTACGACGACGAAAGTGGGGAACCAGACTATGTGGTAGAAGAATTTCGGCAGTTCGAGAATCAACATAAGCCGAATCTGGAGGAAACAGAGACGGTGAATTTGGGAGATTCAGAGtgtgtcaaagaggttaagatcagcacTCACCTGAATGAAACTCAGAAGGTGAGCCTGGTGCATTTGCTTGCCGAATACAGCGATGTGTTTGTTTGGGAGGTCAGTGACATGCAGGGGCTGAGTACcgatgtcgtatctcataagctgCCTATCAACCCAGGGTTCGAGCCGGTGAAGCAAAAGACTCGGAAATTCAAGCCTGAATTGAGTCTGAAGATTAAGGAGGAAATCACCAAGCAGATAGAGTCTCGGTTGGTAGAAGTAACGCAATATCCCACTTGGTTGGCGAATGTCGTTCCGGTcgccaagaaagatggaaaaatcaggatttgtgttgattacagagatctcaacaaggctAGTCCAAAGGATAATTTCCCGTTGCCAAATATCCATATTCTGATTGATAACTGTGCCAGACAtgagatgcagtcatttgtggattgttacgcgggttatcaccagattctgatggatgaagaagacgtGGAGAAAACGGCCTTCATCACACCTTGGGGGGTATATCACTACAGGGTGATGCCGTTTGGGCTCAAAAACGCCGGTGCCACTTACATGAGAGCCATGACGACTATCTTCCACGACATGattcacaaggaaattgaagtgtacgtggacgacgtcataattaaatcccgcgagagttcggatcatttgacacacctgcgaaaattctttgaacgtttgCGTAGGTACAACTTGAAGCTAAATCCCGCCAAGTGTGCTTTTGGAGTCCCAGCTGGGAAATTGTTAgggtttatagtcagcagaagaggtattgagctcgacccttcCAAGATCAAAGCAATTCAGGAGTTACCTCCGCCGAAgacgagaaaagaggtgatgagcttcttagggaggttaaactatatcagccggtttatagcacaatcgacggtggtatgtgagcctatcttcaagttgctgaagaaagatgccccaactaagtggactgaggagtgccagaccgctttcgacgctatcaagagctacttgtctaacccaccagtattggttcctccgcgagaagggagtcctttgttgctATATTTGTCTGTCTCGGATAGCGCCTTTGGAtgtgtacttggtcaacacgacgagacagGGAAGAAGGAAAAGGCTATCTACTACATCAGCAAGAAGTTTACTCCGTACGAGTCTCGTTACACTTTGCTGGAAAGAACGTGCTGTGCTCTGACATGGCTTGCCCAGAAGCTGAGGCACTACCTGTCGTCGTATACTACATATCTTATCTCCAGGATGGATCCGttaaagtatattttccagaaagcgatgCCGACCGGGAAGCTGGCTAAATGGCAAAtgctgttgagtgagtttgacatcgtgtacgtgactcagaaggcaataaaagcacaagctttggctgatcatcttgcggaaaatcccgttgatgaagagtatgaacctctcaagacatattttcacgatgaagaagtgtcatttgtgggtgaagatatctCTGAAGTttatccaggttggagattattcttcgaTGGAGCGGTGAATCACCAGGGTAAAGGTGTTGGAGCAGTCTTGGTAtcagaatctggtcagcactatcctatgGCGGCTAAGCTACGGTTCaactgcacaaacaacatgcctgagtatgaagcttgcattctcggtttgaaaatggccgttgacatgaatgtttacgagttactggttattggagattcagacctcttgatccatcaggttcaaggagaatgggctgtgaagaacccaAAGATTGTACCTTATGTACAATATGTGCAAAACCTGTGTAAAAGGTTTCGCAggatcgagttcagacatactccccgaatacagaatgaattagctgatgctcttgccaccatcgcttcaatGATCAAACATCCGGATATTGATTACATCGACCCGCTGGATATAGATTTGAAGGAGcatccagtccattgttcacacgtggaatcagaaccagatg aagacgccacatctaatcaaaagaagtcgatacgtcgtatggctctcaatttctttttgaatggagaagtcctttacaggaggactccagatttgggtcttttGAGATGCGTGGATGCTGCTGAAGCCGTgaggcttattgaacagatacatgctggagtcTGTGGCACACATATGAACGGGCTTACCTTGGCAAGAAAAGTCCTTCGAGCCGGTTacttctggatgactatggagaacgactgttgcaaattcgtgcaaaaatgccataaatgtcaagtgcacggagACTTGATAAgggtgccacctcacgaactcaatgctatgagttcaccttggccatttgtagcttggggaatggatgtcatcggcCCTATAGAACCGGCCGCTTCCAATGGACACAGATTTATTTTGGTTGCCAtcgattatttcaccaaatgggtggaagcagcctcttacaaatcggtaaccaagaaagtggtggccgaCTTTGTCCGCAACAATTTGATCTGCCGATTTGGagttccagaatccatcatcactgataacggtgcaaatctcaacagtcatctgatgaaagagatatgtgaacaatttaagattattcaccgaaggtcaactgcttatcgccctcaaatgaacggagctgtagaggccgccaacaacaacatcaagaagattctgaggaaaatgattgacaagcagcggggttggcatgaaatgttgccatatgctctactgggttatcgaacgacggtcagaacatcaactggggctactccatacttgctagtatacggaacagaagcagtcgtacctgttgaagtcgagataccgtcactgaggatcatccaagaagctgagctAAGTAATGCTGAGTGGGTTAGCAAACGGATTGATCAACTAGCCTTGATTGATGAAAAGAGGATGGTTGCTGTTTGCCATGGCCAGTTGTATAGACAAAGAATGACTCgcgcttttcacaaaagagtaagagccagaaattttgaagttggtcagttggttcttaagcgtatttttcctcatcaagacgagtacaaaggaaagttcgcaccaaactggcaaggtccttacatggtccgcaaagtactatctggaggtgctttagtCTTGTCAGAGATGGATGGCGCTGTGTGGCCCaaacctatcaactcagatgctgtcaagagatattACGCGTGA